A window from Fibrobacter sp. UWB11 encodes these proteins:
- a CDS encoding iron-containing alcohol dehydrogenase, which produces MDNFNFYSPTEFVFGKDRENECGELVKKYGGTKVLIHYGGGSAVRSGLIDRVKASLNAAGVSFVELGGVKPNPRDTLIYKGIEMVRANDVDFILAVGGGSVIDSSKGIAVGALYDGDFWDFYAKKLPVTKALPIGVVQTIAAAGSEGSGDSVVTKEEGMLKRDIGADVIRPRFAVQNPALLCTLPAYQTACGITDIMAHVFERYFTNTLEVETTDRLCEALLITMLKEGPRAMAEPDNYEVRANIMWAGTVAHNGLVGCGRSQDWNSHAIEHELSGLYDCAHGAGLAVIMPAWMEYVVDHNVMRFAQMATRVFGCQMNFENPKATALEGIKAFRRFLHSIGMPINFAELGAKEEDIPTLVEKLNPGDGWGFVPLKAKDVTAIYTIAAHATL; this is translated from the coding sequence ATGGATAATTTCAATTTTTATAGCCCCACGGAATTTGTATTTGGTAAAGACCGCGAAAACGAATGCGGTGAACTCGTTAAGAAGTATGGCGGCACGAAGGTGCTGATTCATTACGGTGGGGGCTCTGCGGTGCGTTCCGGTTTAATTGACCGCGTTAAGGCGTCGCTCAATGCTGCGGGCGTTTCATTTGTGGAGCTCGGTGGCGTGAAGCCGAATCCGCGTGATACCTTGATTTACAAGGGCATCGAAATGGTGCGTGCAAACGATGTTGATTTCATCCTTGCTGTGGGCGGTGGCTCCGTCATTGATAGCTCGAAGGGCATTGCCGTAGGAGCTCTTTACGATGGCGATTTTTGGGACTTTTATGCGAAAAAGTTGCCGGTCACGAAGGCTCTCCCGATTGGCGTGGTGCAGACGATTGCTGCCGCCGGTTCCGAAGGCAGTGGCGATTCCGTCGTGACCAAGGAAGAGGGAATGCTTAAGCGTGATATCGGTGCTGATGTGATTCGCCCGAGATTTGCGGTGCAGAATCCGGCTTTGCTCTGCACGTTGCCTGCTTACCAGACGGCTTGCGGCATTACCGACATCATGGCTCATGTGTTTGAACGCTACTTCACGAATACTTTGGAAGTCGAGACGACAGACCGCCTTTGCGAAGCGTTGCTCATCACGATGCTTAAGGAAGGCCCGCGCGCCATGGCCGAACCCGACAATTACGAGGTTCGTGCGAACATCATGTGGGCGGGTACGGTAGCCCACAATGGCCTTGTGGGCTGCGGGCGCAGTCAAGATTGGAATAGCCACGCGATTGAACATGAACTCTCGGGACTCTATGACTGCGCCCATGGCGCGGGGCTAGCAGTTATTATGCCGGCGTGGATGGAGTACGTGGTTGACCATAACGTGATGCGTTTTGCGCAAATGGCAACACGTGTATTTGGCTGCCAGATGAATTTTGAAAATCCGAAAGCGACTGCGCTCGAAGGCATTAAGGCATTCCGTCGATTCTTGCATTCCATCGGCATGCCGATTAACTTTGCCGAACTTGGCGCAAAAGAAGAAGATATCCCGACGCTTGTCGAAAAGCTGAATCCAGGTGATGGCTGGGGCTTTGTGCCGCTCAAGGCAAAGGACGTGACTGCTATTTATACGATTGCTGCTCACGCTACATTATAG
- a CDS encoding toxin-antitoxin system YwqK family antitoxin, with protein sequence MGAFSLSYSCDGRSACEGGCAIFLNVLDLRNNPQMEELFASIDDSLYARKINNGFQKLELAGLCGCDPGGIFLESRHKDLMDSGWALNWCGNPDSIVIFNDYSEGMYKSVVRSNSVLSHNISALKKFIKDNGCPADSVYEILPDDLKTENAKKGIYVTDLNIRDRDIVVPAYVQVLKSYHSNGKLANKIHFKKGKRDGADIWYYPIGKKFKVTNYKDGLRHGNEIQYDEFGRKKYEEPYRNGNLHGIKKYYDEKGRIRTKQKYEDGEEISLERIK encoded by the coding sequence TTGGGTGCATTTTCGCTTTCGTACTCTTGCGATGGCCGCTCTGCGTGCGAAGGCGGTTGTGCCATTTTCCTCAATGTCCTCGATTTGAGAAATAATCCGCAGATGGAGGAATTGTTTGCTTCCATTGACGATTCCCTATATGCGAGAAAAATCAATAACGGGTTTCAAAAGTTAGAACTGGCTGGGTTGTGCGGGTGCGATCCCGGTGGAATTTTTCTGGAGTCCCGTCATAAGGATTTGATGGATTCCGGTTGGGCCCTAAACTGGTGCGGAAATCCTGATTCTATTGTTATTTTCAACGATTATAGTGAGGGAATGTATAAATCTGTGGTGCGGAGTAATTCGGTCTTGTCGCATAATATAAGCGCGCTGAAAAAGTTCATCAAGGATAACGGTTGCCCTGCTGATTCCGTCTATGAAATTTTGCCGGACGATTTGAAAACTGAAAATGCGAAAAAAGGTATTTATGTTACCGATTTGAATATTCGTGATAGAGATATTGTTGTTCCCGCTTACGTACAGGTCTTGAAATCGTATCATTCAAACGGTAAACTTGCGAATAAAATTCATTTTAAGAAAGGTAAACGTGATGGTGCCGATATTTGGTATTATCCAATTGGAAAGAAATTTAAGGTGACGAACTATAAAGATGGTTTGCGTCATGGAAATGAAATACAATACGATGAGTTCGGTCGCAAAAAATACGAGGAACCCTATAGGAATGGGAATTTACACGGCATAAAAAAGTATTACGATGAAAAAGGGCGAATTCGGACTAAACAGAAATATGAGGATGGAGAGGAAATATCTTTGGAGAGGATAAAATAA
- the argJ gene encoding bifunctional glutamate N-acetyltransferase/amino-acid acetyltransferase ArgJ, with protein MYTVLEKGGVCSPKGFTASGICAGIKASGNADMALLKSEKAARCFAVFTTNKVKAAPVLYDKAALEHAHFASAVIVNSGNANACTGEKGYADAERMAVLTEEALKLTPKSVLVCSTGVIGHLMPMDKIEAGIPKLVEKLHADASEEFGKAILTTDLALKSHAVEIKTEKGVVTIGGACKGSGMIHPNMATMLAFITTDLALPIDFFAEFRANIADSFNAITVDGDTSTNDTCIMLANGMSGIKYEDLSLSEQGEFRAALTLVMQSLAKDIVRDGEGATKLIELRIEKAESHEEALRMARFIGTSNLAKCAMFGEDPNWGRILSSAGSSGCNMVAEHTDLYFGEVKVLEGGRPVQLDEKQTAALHAVVRQREYKVTLVLNIGQASASAFTCDLSYGYVKINAEYTT; from the coding sequence ATGTACACTGTGTTGGAAAAAGGCGGCGTTTGCTCCCCCAAGGGCTTTACCGCATCTGGAATTTGCGCCGGAATCAAGGCCAGCGGCAATGCCGATATGGCTCTTCTCAAGAGCGAAAAGGCTGCCCGCTGCTTCGCCGTTTTTACCACCAATAAGGTGAAGGCCGCTCCGGTCCTTTATGACAAGGCCGCTTTGGAACATGCCCATTTTGCATCTGCTGTGATCGTGAACAGCGGTAACGCTAACGCTTGCACGGGCGAAAAGGGTTATGCCGATGCTGAACGCATGGCTGTGCTTACCGAAGAAGCTCTCAAGCTCACGCCGAAGAGCGTGCTTGTTTGCAGCACGGGCGTGATTGGCCACTTGATGCCGATGGACAAGATCGAAGCCGGTATCCCGAAGCTCGTGGAAAAGCTCCATGCTGATGCATCCGAAGAATTTGGAAAAGCAATCCTCACGACCGACCTTGCCCTCAAATCCCACGCCGTGGAAATCAAGACCGAAAAGGGTGTTGTGACAATCGGTGGCGCTTGCAAGGGTTCTGGCATGATCCACCCGAACATGGCTACGATGCTCGCTTTCATCACGACTGACCTTGCTTTGCCGATTGACTTCTTTGCTGAATTCCGTGCCAACATTGCAGACTCCTTCAACGCAATTACGGTTGATGGTGACACCAGCACGAACGACACTTGCATCATGCTCGCTAACGGCATGAGCGGCATCAAGTACGAAGACCTCTCCCTCAGCGAACAGGGCGAATTCCGTGCTGCTTTGACGCTCGTGATGCAGAGCCTCGCCAAGGATATTGTCCGCGACGGTGAAGGTGCAACGAAGCTCATCGAACTCCGCATTGAAAAGGCTGAAAGCCACGAAGAAGCTCTCCGCATGGCTCGCTTCATTGGTACGTCGAACCTCGCCAAGTGCGCTATGTTCGGTGAAGACCCGAACTGGGGTCGTATCCTTAGCAGTGCTGGTTCTAGCGGCTGCAACATGGTCGCAGAACACACGGACCTCTACTTCGGTGAAGTGAAGGTTCTCGAAGGTGGCCGTCCGGTACAGCTGGATGAAAAGCAGACGGCTGCACTACATGCCGTGGTTCGTCAGCGTGAATACAAAGTAACGCTCGTGTTGAACATCGGCCAGGCTTCTGCAAGCGCATTCACTTGCGACTTGAGCTACGGCTATGTGAAAATCAACGCCGAATATACCACGTAA